In Humulus lupulus chromosome 7, drHumLupu1.1, whole genome shotgun sequence, the following are encoded in one genomic region:
- the LOC133789097 gene encoding transcription initiation factor TFIID subunit 5-like produces MLNINSCVQKRSAGGGKQGSSVKKLKKDKVTGATGKATSPKTNIVTMAPRVKPELPLPTISVEVEQSILDHSRFCNKKTDISFHEKNLDLRLDLCTKRTVTTFTDDDLESLKFLINSARC; encoded by the exons ATGCTTAATATTAACTCGTGTGTTCAGAAAAGATCAGCAGGAGGAGGAAAGCAGGGCTCATCAGTTAAAAAGCTGAAAAAAGACAAGGTAACGGGAGCAACAGGGAAAGCCACTAGTCCTAAGACAAACATTGTAACTATGGCACCAAGAGTCAAACCAGAGCTTCCTTTGCCTACAAT TTCAGTCGAGGTTGAGCAGTCTATACTTGATCACAGTAGATTTTGTAACAAGAAAACAG ACATATCTTTCCATGAAAAGAATCTGGACTTGAGGCTGGATCTGTGCACCAAAAGAACTGTAACTACTTTTACT GATGATGACTTGGAAAGCctcaaatttttgataaattctgctAGATGTTAG